GCGATCGAGGGCTTTTTGAGACAAATACTCAAGCGGAGAGTCTATGCGATATTTTGTTTCGGCCTTGTCGGCAAAGAACACAACATAGCGGTTTTTTTCAGCATGCAACTGAAATCCTAGCAACAATACCCCCACAAGCAATAGTAACTTACTCTTTTGTTTTGCCATACTCTATCAACGTCTGCGTCAGCTCTCTCCCACCTACAATCTTCGAGGGATCAATCTCGCCATTTTCTTGGAAATACTCCCATACGATGTAGCTTTTTACAATCAATCCGATATAGGGAGCATAGATTTCGTAGCGATCATCTCTTCCCACGGTTATCTGTCCCAAATCACTTTGAATGATTCTGACGGCTTCCATATAGTCTTGGTCAAACAGAGTCGTATCCAATCGGTCTGTGTCGTAGCGATAATACTCCGACGCGAGATTGTTGTATACATTAGCATCCCAGGAGGAGTCATTTTGAATCGGAAAAACCATTTTTACTAAAGAGCGGTTGTTTTCATCTGCTACGATACGACTGGTACTGACCTCAGTAGTCCATATTGAATCCAACTTCCATGTTGCCGACGCATTGGTGCGTTTGGATCGGTAGAGTTTGTAATCTATACTTCCATTGGAGAGGATTGTGGAGTCCACGATCTCCTCTTTGAGTTGATAGAATTCTTCGACCGGATCGATGAGATAGTAATTGATGTCGTGCACATCATATATCCGATAGAGCCCTACCTCCATCGGATAATATTGCCTACCGATTCGCGTCAGGTCTGCATCGATTGCCGATTGACAGCCTAGTAATAGTAGTACCAGTGATATGGCAACTAGACTATACCGCATTTCGGGCCTGGTTGAAACTCGACTTGATCCATCCACCTCCGATGACGTCATTGCCTTCATAAAACACCGCCGCTTGTCCTGGGGCTATGGCGCTTACTCCTTTGCCGAAGTAGACTTTCATGTTGTCTCCTACTTGTTCGATGACCGCCGGTGTACCGAGATCATTGTACCGTACTTTGGTGACTGTATCTAGACGCTCACCGAGTTGAGCATATTTGCCCATGATGAGTTGGTCGACGTACATGCCATCTCGTGATAGTTCATCGAATGTACCGAGAACAACTCTGTTCTTTTCTTTCTGTATTTCAATAACATACACAGGAAATCCTAAAGCAATTCCCAGTCCCTTTCGTTGACCCACGGTGTAGAATGGGTAACCTTCGTGGGTACCGACCACTGTACCGTCCTCTAGTACGAACTCTCCTCCTGCTACTTGCTCCTCTAGACCATCTACTCTCCTTTTGAGAAAGCCTCGGTAGTCATTGTCGGGTACGAAGCAGATTTCATAAGACTCAGACTTATTGACCAGATCGGTAAACCCTCGTTCGATAGCCATCTCTCGGATCTGCGTTTTCTTCAGGTGTCCTAGAGGAAGGATGGTACGAGAGAGGCTTTGTTGTGAGACGCCCCACAGCGCGTAGGATTGGTCTTTCATTTCGTCTGCACCTTTGGAGATAACGTACCGACCGTCTTCCTCGCGTACATTGGCATAGTGGCCTGTAGCGATGAAATCACAACCGAGCTTGTCCGCCCTACGCAGCAGCGCATCCCACTTGATGTGTGTATTGCACAATACACAGGGGTTCGGCGTGCGGCCTTTGAGATACTCGTCGGTGAAATGATTGATCACATAATCGCCAAACTCCTCTCTGATGTCCAATATGTAATGGGGAAAACCGAGATCAACCGCGATGTTTCTCGCATCATTGATGGAGTCAAGGCTACAGCAGCCTGTCTCTTTTTTGCTACTACCTGAGGAATTGTAATCCCAGGTTTTCATGGTCATTCCGATGACTTCATAGCCTTGCTCATGAAGCATCACTGCTGCGACTGAGCTGTCTATACCACCACTCATCGCTACTAATACTCTTCCTTTTTTACTCATCTAATGTTTAATTGCCAGGTTCACAGCCTGGTGTTCACACTTATTTAAGCCACAAAATTAACGTAAAGAGTTGATTTGATTGTTGGGTTTGGGTAGTTATTGTGTCGTAAGTAATGAGGTTAATGGAAGTAGGTACTCTTTTACAAGAAACTTCCTAATCGAAGGATCAGTCTGGTTGAGAAAAGATCAATATTTACACTGAGTATTCGATGTTCATTGTTCCAATGGTGAACGCAAGCCACATCATCAATACTACCTACCCTACAGGATTTTGAAGCTATCTGCGAGGGCGAATAAAAACGGTTCATTGTCAAACTCTCGTAGAATCAGAGAGAGCACAAACGTTACGTTCGGAGCTAACACAAAAAATGCTGAGAGCATTGCAGGGTTATTGCATTAATCGTAATATTGCTATAATCAATTAATAAAGACAAAATGAAAACACAATCACTCTCTCTTGCTTTATTAGTACTTACTTTGACGAATTATCAAGCGATAAGCCAGGAAATCAAATTTTGTAGCTCTCATGGTTTGTTTGGATGCAGGTCAGTCTTGCCCGCTAGTGAGTGGGGCTACAGGCTGCTTCGCTCTCCCCTATGACGATGCTTGACACCATGACAATACACCTTCTCAGGATTTGAAATATGATGAGAAGGTTGAGTTGATTGGTAGGGAAATGCTCTACCTAACACACTAGGTCAAAAGTTAAATCATCGTCTCCATCGAAAGTGCGAATTGATACTTGTTGGCAGGGCTCTCACGTAAATATATATACTAAATCACACCAAACTGCTTCATTATGAAAATTGCTTTTTTTTCTGATATACATGCCAACCTTCCGGCTCTGGAGGCCTTTTTTGAAGACATAGAGATTGTCAACCCAGATGCAATATATTGTTTGGGTGATTTGGTAGGGTATAATATCTGGCCCAATGAAGTCGTCGCTGAGATACGTAAAAGACGTATCCCAGTGATCATGGGCAATCATGACGAGGCACTATTGAACCCTATTGTACTTGAAGACCAATCCTCGAATCGAGGGTTGACCCGTGCTATGATATCAGAGAACAACCGAAACTATTTGATCAATTTGCCTAGGCATCTGTCACTTTCCTTTGCAAGTGATGATGTGTTCTTCAATTGTTTATTGGTCCATGGCAGTGTGAACTCTATCAATGACTACATGGTCGTAGACTATCCCGAACAAGATGTGTTGGCCATGATGAACCGAAACCAAACGGATGTCTTGCTTTGTGGCCATACCCACAAACCCTTTCATCGTAGGATTGAGAACAATGGGCAAATCAAGCATGTGATCAATATAGGTTCAATAGGCAAACCGAAAGATGGAGACACACGAGGTTGCTATGCCTTGGTTGAGCTATCCCAATCTCCGAACACCAACGATGCAGAGGCTGTACAAGTCAGTTTTAGAAGAGTGGCATATGACGTTGAGAAAGCTGCAAGAGCTGTGGAAGCAAGTAAGTTTGACAACCAATTTGCTGAAGCACTGAGGTTAGCCAGATAATATCAGTCCTAGTGACTCGTAGAGTGTAGATACAACATTTAATTACAAGTAGAACTTCCATTCGTCAGATTCCGCGCAACGCTTGATGGTTGCGTTGCGACGGCTGAGTAGGTGGACCAGGTATCGACGTAGGATCAATCGATCGACTAGTCGACCTATGACTCCATAGGGACTTTTGAATTCGATATGATCCGTCATGAGTGTGCTACGATCTTGTATCTCAAAGGAGTGCACGTGTCGGAAAAATTGGAAAGCTCCCTCCTGCATCAAACTCACAAAGTATGCCGGTCGCTCCAACTCAGGAATGAGAGTTGTCATTCGCTGGACGACCCCAAAGTGTCTGGCCTCCCATGTGACTGTCTCACCTGTATTTATCAAGCCCGTGGTGATTCCTGCTACGGCTTTTTCTTGCGTATGCTGGGTAGATACTTTGTGTAAATCAATGCTTCGGGACAGATCAAAACACCGCTCTATCGGTGCCTCAATTAGTGTATGTAATTCTATTTTGGGCATATCTATGGAGGTTTAAATCAAATCCGTCAGCGCTAATTCTATTCTATCAAAGTGAAACGAGTAGCCAGATGCCAAGAGCTTCTTGGGTACGACCCTTCTACTCTTTAGGATCAGTTCGGGCTCTGTACGGATGATAACCGCTCCCAGAGTCAACAGCCACGTGGGCATGGGCAGCCCAAACGGCACCTTGAGGACGCGTCGCAATGCGCTCATCACTTCGTAGTTGGGTACAGGGCTGGGACTTGTTACATTGTAAGTCCCGACTAACCGTTCATGATAGATCACATGGTCTACTATCCCAACAAAGTCCTTCTCGTGTATCCAGCTAAAAAACTGGTTTCCTTGCCCCTGTTTGCCACCTATACCTATCCGCGACAGATTCTTCAAAGGAATCAATGCTCCGCCTGTTCTGCCCAATACGATACCAATACGCAAAGCCACTTTTCTGGTATGAATTGCCTTTGTTTGATGAAAAGCCCTCTCCCATTTTTGACACACATCGACAGAAAACCCTTCGCCGATTTCACCTGTCTCTTCGTCCATCTCTCGATCGAGTGCATGACGATAGATGGTAGCCGAGGCTGCGTTGATCCATAATTTGGGAGGGGTTGTCAGTGTATCGACCACCTGTCCCAAGACATAGGTAGCATCAAGCCGTGAATTATAAATCTGCTGTTTGTTCTGTGCGGTGTATCTACAATCTACAGACTTACCTGTCAAGTTGATCAGTACCTCAGTATGCTCTAGTTCAGCAGTCCATGCGCCTGTGGTCTTGGCATCCCACTTGACGTAGCGCACATGTCTTTGATCCAGTTGGTGACTTCTCGTCAAGACTACTACTTGGTAGTTCTTTTGAGCAAAGTGCTGTACGAGGATATTCCCTAGGAACCCCGAACCGCCAGCGATAACTATTTTCTTCATAATCGATAGTATTTTTTTCTTTCCAACTCAATCACAGCGACATAAAACAAGTAGATCGGATAAACAGGTATCTGAACAGCCATGCCGAGTGCGACAATGAGCATGCAAGCCTGAATATAGAAAGGTGCATTTTTCATATTTAGCCACGCACTACAGCGTCATTTTTTGCACGGATTCTCAAGCGAAAGAATACAAACAGATTGAAGAAGTGCATGCTACCGAGGATCAGAATGATGCCTCCAAGTTTGATACTGAGTGTCTCTATCACTGCTTGTATATTTTGTACATCGCCTATGATTTTGAGTGTGTAGATGGCATAGCCGATGTTGATCAAGTAGAATCCTACGATCAGGAGCTTGTTGACACTGTCGGCTAGTTGCTCACTGCCGTGAAAAATATCCACCAAAAAAATGCGTCCGTTGTTGAAAAGAGTCTTGGCAACCCACACTGTGAGAGCAAGGGTCATCGCGGTGTAGATGGCGTAAGAAAGAATGTGATAGTTCATAATTTTGTTTGTTTAAGTTTGTTTCATATATTTCATAACTTTCAGTAATTAATGAAAGTTATGAGTAAAAAAATATTACAGCTTCATGAGCAGTTTGACAAACCAGTTCTGATCTGATTTGGTGAATTTGTCCAGTACCCCATCTACTTTCAACGAAAAGTCATTCAGCTCACGCGTAACTTTCTTGAATTCCCGTATTTCCTTAGAATCTCCAGAAACAGACTGTACCTGATTGAGAACCTTCAATATAGGTTCAATTTCTCGTCTTCGTCGCTCTTTAGACACTTGTCTAGCGAGTTCCCACACGTCCTTATTTGCATAGAAAAACTCCTTTCTCTCTCCTGCTTTGTGTTCCTTTTCTACGATGCCCCAATCCATCAAGGCACGTAGATTCATGTTGACATTGCCCCGCGACATCTGGAGCTCACTCATCATCTCTTCGGCTGACAGTGATGCCGTAGACACCAGTAGCAAGGCATGAATCTGAGCCATGGCTCGGTTGATTCCCCAACTAGATCCTAGAGTACCCCATGCTTGTATGTATTTGTCTCGCGCTTCTTTGTAATCCATGATGTCACAAACGTAGTTATAATTATTAAAGTTTCAATTATGTTTGAAACTTATTTATCTGTCGGTGCGGTTACTACGCAATAGATCTGCATCCGTTCTAAATATGCGCTATGAAGATAATTTTCACCCCCCTTATTGCACATCAAACAAAAATTACACTACTTTGTGATTCAAAGTACTTTTTATGGAGAAGCAAAAATATATTGAAGACTTACAAGACATCAAGACGATAATGGATCGTTCGTCCAGATTCATCTCGCTGAGTGGTATGTCAGGTGTAGTAGCAGGTATCGTGGCTCTGTTGGGAGCATACTTAGCGTATGAGACTGTCTACACGGGTCAAAACTACCTCAGCTATCGACGTGCCGACATGACCAGCGAAAACGTCTTGCTGTTGATGGGAATTGCTTGTGGTGTGTTAATCCTTTCTTTGGCGGGAGGGTTGTATTTCACGCAAATCAAAGCCAAGAAATCCAACCAAAAACTATGGGACAATCAGTCCAAAAGATTGATCATTAATCTTTTGATTCCATTGGCAGTGGGAGGTTTGGTTTGTCTCATACTCCTCTCCAAAGGTTTCGTAGGCATTATTGCTCCCTTTACGTTGATTTTCTACGGATTGGGACTGGTCAACGCCAGTAAATATACTTTGTCGGAAATCAGAAGTTTGGGCTTGATAGAGATTGCATTAGGACTGATTGGATGTCAGTTCGTGGGGTTTGGGTTGATTCTTTGGGCTTTAGGATTCGGGGTATTGCATATCATCTACGGAATCGTCATGTACAAAAAGTACGAGTCGTGAAGGACATTCTGCAGGATTTAAATAAGGCCTTTGAGAATAAGGTGCGTCTCGGGATTATGTCTGCCCTAGTGGTCAATGACACCTTGGATTTCAACAGTCTCAAGGACCTACTCGGCGTGACGGATGGCAACTTGGCATCCCATATCAAGTCTTTGACCAAAAGCAGTTATGTACATACAGAGAAGCAGTTCGTCAACAACAAACCACATACTCAATACTCTGCCACCGAATTGGGCAGAGCCGCTTTCATCAAGCATATCAAAGCCATCGAACAATTATTAAGGAACTAAAAATTTTATCTAATCACTTTGTATTTCAAAGTACTTTCCAATCAAACCATGAAGAATCAGAAACATATCACACTAGGCCTTGTTTTGGTCATTTTGTCGTCTATCGTCTATGGGCTAGAAATTTATTTTAACACAGATACCGAGGGAGAACCTTTTGGAGCACTCTTTTTTTTACACTATACTCCTGCCCTGTTGTATATGTTCTTTGTCAAGTATGAAGACAAACATTTTTGGCGGTTCTTTCAGAAGGAAAATTTCGCTCCCCATACCCTCCTTTTGGTCTTATTCAATATCAGTGCATATTCCCTAAACCGAAACCTTCCTGTGTTCAATGAGTCTACCGATTGGCTCACGGTATTTTTGGTCATCGAGAATGGTCTGCTGATAAGCTACGCCTTGGTCAACAAACCGTCCAAGTACTTTGAGTACACGCTGTGCTTTTTCTTGGTTATCGCATTGTTTTTCAATGTGTATCAAACCCTCATGATTTTACCCATTTCATTTATCGGAATAATAGCGTCTCCATTTTTCGGAATATCCTTACTCCTATTCATTCCTATGTTCTATATAGCAAGTATCACCACACTACTGAGCACTTTAAAATGGCATCACGGTCATCAAATCGCTGCGGGAACTGCCGTCGTACTATCTGTGGGTATAATGGCTAGTTTCTGTACACAATGGCAGGCCATAGAGAATACGGTATTGAAATCCAAATTGGTCCAAGACGCTCCCTTCTCAGATGACCAAGGGCTACCAGATTGGGTTTCTATTGCTCAGTCGATTGACGATGGCCCCTTCACAGAAAAGTATCTCAAAACTGGGCTTGTTTACCAAAGGTTTGCAAACTACCGAAACTCAGGTTTCTCGTCTATATGGAGATCTTCTCTAGATCAAAAATTCGTACACGACCCGTTGGTTTCTATTGCTTCTATTTTCATGAAGAAAAGCACGTTGGACGAAATGACTAAAATCAAAGTTCTCAATTATCTCTATGATGCGAGGCATCAAACTACGGATCGGTTTTGGAGTGGAGAAAACCTAAAAAGTAAGCAGATAGTCACGAATGTCGAGCTGTTTCCCGAAGAGAGACTGAGTTTTACCGAACAAATCATCACCATCTCCAATGATCGTATGAGTAGAGGCAGGTGGAGGAGTCAACAGGAAGCTCTATTTACGTTTGATATGCCCGAAGGCGGTGTAGTCACTTCCTTGTCTCTGTGGATCGAAGGGCAAGAAGCCAAGGCTATTTTGACCTCTAAGAGCAAGGCACAAAAAGCATACAACACGATAGTAGGTCGTGAACGACGCGACCCTTCGGTCGCCTTTTGGATGGAAGGAAACAAAGTCCGTGTACGTGTATTTCCCTGTACGCCTGAGGAAGATCGGAAGTTCAAAATAGGCATAACCGCTCCTTTGGTACTGACCGGACAGCAGTTGAACTATCAATCTGTTGGCTTCAAAGGGCCTGATTACTCCAAAGCCGATGGTGCCATACATGTCGTCACCCATGGTGCAGATCTCGTACAGTCTACGCTCGATTTTGACGAAAGCCCAATGTATCGCACATGGCAAGGGAGCTACGTACGGGATTGGAGCCTGTCTATTGACGACACCCGCCTACCCAAAGGCAGTTTCTCATTTCATGATGAGCATTTTGCTGTAGAGAAAACCACTCTGCTCCAAAGAGATCTGACGCCTACGGTCGTATATATGGATGTATCCAATGCTTGGACTACACAGGAATTAGAAGAAGTATCTGTGCTGTTACAAGAACAAGAAATTTATACGTTCACAACTCACATGAAGAAAATAACGTCTCCCAAGTCGATCGCAAGAATAGCGGACACCAATCTACCAACCTTTACCTTATTCCCCTTTCACCAAGTCCAAGCAGATCAAGCGATCATCATCACCAAGGGAGGAAAAGCAACGCCTAATCTAGCTGATCTCAAAAACACACCATTCAAAGACGATCTGTTCAAACATATCAAGGAACAAAGTAGTGCTCCTTTGGTTTTGGATATTGGTAACGAACCGTCAGACTACATGAAGTCCCTCAAGGAATTTGGAGTCATCGATCATCACCTGCTGAGCATGACGGAGTTGATCCAATGCTTCGATCAGCATCATTTTCCCATCGCAAACCATGACCCTAATCTAACGGTAATCCCTCAAAATGGGCTTTCGATTCGGCGTCTTGATTCTGCTAAAGCAAACGGTAAGCAAGCATCCGATCATCTCATGCGTTTATTCTACTACCAAGAGATCATGAGCAAAATTGGAAACCAATACTTCACCGAAGACGGCAATGAGTACATCGAAGAGCATATCGTAGATCAAGCTGCTAGAGCCAATATCGTGACTCCCCTATCAAGTTTGATTGTCTTGGAAACTCAACAAGACTATGATCGATTTGACATCCAAAAGAAAAAGGACTCTTTGGGCAATGCCAATATCAGTAATGCAGGCGCAGTACCCGAACCACACGAGTGGGCCTTGATCATCGCTGGGATTGGCGTATTGTTTTTCTGGTATTGGAGTTCAAAAAAAGCCTCTGTTCAGTCATGACATTCACACTTGCCAATCGCATAAAAACATATTGGCCTTGGACTATCGCAGCGATAGTTCCTCTGGCACTATTCTTAGGGTTTTATCCTCAGTATCTCCGCAGCGGCACGTTCTTTTGGATCTGTCTACTCACCTTGCCTTTGTCTATGCAATCTCGGGCGATAGGACGTGGGCGTTACATTTTTTGGATGGGCTTAGGAGTCACTGTTGTATCTATGGTTCTTCCTACCACCATTGGAGTGTATGTACTGATGTGTCTCATACTTATATTGCTGATGGAGTCTATCGTTGGTCGACTAAACTATACCCTATTGATACACGCTCT
The DNA window shown above is from Reichenbachiella sp. 5M10 and carries:
- a CDS encoding transcriptional regulator, which codes for MKDILQDLNKAFENKVRLGIMSALVVNDTLDFNSLKDLLGVTDGNLASHIKSLTKSSYVHTEKQFVNNKPHTQYSATELGRAAFIKHIKAIEQLLRN
- a CDS encoding metallophosphoesterase; protein product: MKIAFFSDIHANLPALEAFFEDIEIVNPDAIYCLGDLVGYNIWPNEVVAEIRKRRIPVIMGNHDEALLNPIVLEDQSSNRGLTRAMISENNRNYLINLPRHLSLSFASDDVFFNCLLVHGSVNSINDYMVVDYPEQDVLAMMNRNQTDVLLCGHTHKPFHRRIENNGQIKHVINIGSIGKPKDGDTRGCYALVELSQSPNTNDAEAVQVSFRRVAYDVEKAARAVEASKFDNQFAEALRLAR
- a CDS encoding SRPBCC family protein encodes the protein MPKIELHTLIEAPIERCFDLSRSIDLHKVSTQHTQEKAVAGITTGLINTGETVTWEARHFGVVQRMTTLIPELERPAYFVSLMQEGAFQFFRHVHSFEIQDRSTLMTDHIEFKSPYGVIGRLVDRLILRRYLVHLLSRRNATIKRCAESDEWKFYL
- a CDS encoding TIGR01777 family oxidoreductase, producing the protein MKKIVIAGGSGFLGNILVQHFAQKNYQVVVLTRSHQLDQRHVRYVKWDAKTTGAWTAELEHTEVLINLTGKSVDCRYTAQNKQQIYNSRLDATYVLGQVVDTLTTPPKLWINAASATIYRHALDREMDEETGEIGEGFSVDVCQKWERAFHQTKAIHTRKVALRIGIVLGRTGGALIPLKNLSRIGIGGKQGQGNQFFSWIHEKDFVGIVDHVIYHERLVGTYNVTSPSPVPNYEVMSALRRVLKVPFGLPMPTWLLTLGAVIIRTEPELILKSRRVVPKKLLASGYSFHFDRIELALTDLI
- a CDS encoding GbsR/MarR family transcriptional regulator — protein: MDYKEARDKYIQAWGTLGSSWGINRAMAQIHALLLVSTASLSAEEMMSELQMSRGNVNMNLRALMDWGIVEKEHKAGERKEFFYANKDVWELARQVSKERRRREIEPILKVLNQVQSVSGDSKEIREFKKVTRELNDFSLKVDGVLDKFTKSDQNWFVKLLMKL
- the mnmA gene encoding tRNA 2-thiouridine(34) synthase MnmA, which codes for MSKKGRVLVAMSGGIDSSVAAVMLHEQGYEVIGMTMKTWDYNSSGSSKKETGCCSLDSINDARNIAVDLGFPHYILDIREEFGDYVINHFTDEYLKGRTPNPCVLCNTHIKWDALLRRADKLGCDFIATGHYANVREEDGRYVISKGADEMKDQSYALWGVSQQSLSRTILPLGHLKKTQIREMAIERGFTDLVNKSESYEICFVPDNDYRGFLKRRVDGLEEQVAGGEFVLEDGTVVGTHEGYPFYTVGQRKGLGIALGFPVYVIEIQKEKNRVVLGTFDELSRDGMYVDQLIMGKYAQLGERLDTVTKVRYNDLGTPAVIEQVGDNMKVYFGKGVSAIAPGQAAVFYEGNDVIGGGWIKSSFNQARNAV
- a CDS encoding XrtN system VIT domain-containing protein, with the translated sequence MKNQKHITLGLVLVILSSIVYGLEIYFNTDTEGEPFGALFFLHYTPALLYMFFVKYEDKHFWRFFQKENFAPHTLLLVLFNISAYSLNRNLPVFNESTDWLTVFLVIENGLLISYALVNKPSKYFEYTLCFFLVIALFFNVYQTLMILPISFIGIIASPFFGISLLLFIPMFYIASITTLLSTLKWHHGHQIAAGTAVVLSVGIMASFCTQWQAIENTVLKSKLVQDAPFSDDQGLPDWVSIAQSIDDGPFTEKYLKTGLVYQRFANYRNSGFSSIWRSSLDQKFVHDPLVSIASIFMKKSTLDEMTKIKVLNYLYDARHQTTDRFWSGENLKSKQIVTNVELFPEERLSFTEQIITISNDRMSRGRWRSQQEALFTFDMPEGGVVTSLSLWIEGQEAKAILTSKSKAQKAYNTIVGRERRDPSVAFWMEGNKVRVRVFPCTPEEDRKFKIGITAPLVLTGQQLNYQSVGFKGPDYSKADGAIHVVTHGADLVQSTLDFDESPMYRTWQGSYVRDWSLSIDDTRLPKGSFSFHDEHFAVEKTTLLQRDLTPTVVYMDVSNAWTTQELEEVSVLLQEQEIYTFTTHMKKITSPKSIARIADTNLPTFTLFPFHQVQADQAIIITKGGKATPNLADLKNTPFKDDLFKHIKEQSSAPLVLDIGNEPSDYMKSLKEFGVIDHHLLSMTELIQCFDQHHFPIANHDPNLTVIPQNGLSIRRLDSAKANGKQASDHLMRLFYYQEIMSKIGNQYFTEDGNEYIEEHIVDQAARANIVTPLSSLIVLETQQDYDRFDIQKKKDSLGNANISNAGAVPEPHEWALIIAGIGVLFFWYWSSKKASVQS